CTCAAGGAAATTCCACAGCTTCCCAAGGAGCctatttcagcattttattgctctcacagacaaaatatttttctccatatccaacctaaatctTCCCTGTGGCAAATTAAACAGATTACAGCCTGTCCTAGGCACCATGGTCACAAAGATAGATTGGTCACCGTCCTACTCAAGAGAACCTTTGAACTGTTTGAAGGCTGCTATTATAACCCCActccatctttttttccagagatcTCAAAAACCTACTTCTTTCAACCTGACCTCACAGGTCACTGTTtctgtagtctttttttttttttttggcatttttgcCTCCCTCCTTTGGCTTCTGGCCAAcgtaactattttttttcctcaaaaaaaaaaaaaaaaaaaaaaaaaaggaacacaggACTCCAGCTGAGACCTGAGGAATGAACAGTGCGGAATAATTAGCTCCTCTGTTTAACATGCAGGATTCCTGTAAACACACCTCAGAATGAAAGATGCCCTCTCCGCACCAACTCATTGGCTCCAATTTAGTTTCTGGTGCACTATAAGCCCAGATGGTTTTTGGCAGTGCTGTTCCCTATCAgacatttctcattttttatttacattgaaGTTTTCCCTCTTTTACACAGTGTTCAGCTTTATCGGCTGTCATCTTGTTGATTCTGAATGTCTTTTTCCAGCGTATTGAGATCACTTCAGATTTTAAGTCTTGTCCACAAGAGCCCTTACAATCATTCCAGATGAGTGCCCTTGAGAAGTTGTTCACCTTCTGCCTCATTTTTCATGAAAGATGGAGCAAATGAACTCTACACGCAGATGCTGTAGGCAAGATGCATCCCACCTAGATTTGGACTGTATGCATCTCTAATCAAGCTAAGTGCCGTGTGTTGCCCTGGGAGCCAGTTAAGAGAAATGGGCATTTCTGACAGTGAAAGTCCCCGTGCCCTCTTTTAGGTGTCTGCATTAAGACGAGATGACTTTTAAGGGAGGCTGGACACCTAGACTGTTGGCACCTGTAGTTggccaaacccacaaaacccttGTTCAGCGAAAGGTTGGTGCTGCTTCCTTTATCTGGGGCCTCCTGAGCACCAGCGATGACTGTGGTAGGATTCTGATTAGGGCATCCCAATTAGGAATTAGGGAGTTCTAATGAGGGATTAAGGAGCAATTAGGAAGTAGGGAGATGGACTGAACTGTTACATCTCAACACTTAGGCTCTTATGCTTATCCATGACTTAAAATTGCTATTTATCCCATAAGAGGATTTTAGCTTTAGCTTTTCCCCAGGCTGGATACGCCTGAGCTGTGGAATAGGGGTGGGAAGGTATAATTCAGTGTGCTACAGCCTGCATGCATGTCAACAGCCAGCCTTCTGGAAATGAACCCAGGGCTGGAATCTGACCACTTGTAAATATAATTTCCTAGGAATATTTCATAATATCTTTAAGATCAGTGAGAATTGGAAGGTGTATGGTAAGATATTAGCCTGGAGCTCTGGGTATCTCCTCCATCAGATATagagccctttttttttttcacaacttACTGAAATTAAGAGATAATGTCACTGTAATATAGTGTTGTCAGAGGATATTGGTTTCCTGCAGCTACATACCTGCAAAGGCATTTTtaggaaaatgaaatgtcaaCGAAAATGCAGGTATTTATTATCCAAGAAACAGCCTTTGATTTTCTGATAACATTCTGTTACCACGATCTTGAAGAATAACTTGCTGATGTGCCTCCAGTCATTTTGGCTCTTGttttctgcagaggaaaactgtgagctattttcaaatgttaacaaataaattataataatactTGCTAAAACAGAGATTAATAACTGGTAGCCCCCATGATAATTACACACTAAcattatacatttttaaaatgtagtagTACTGTAAATCACAGTATAAGTCAAGATACATTAAAAGGACTCAGCAAATTTTCCAAGCTCCAGACTTGTGACATCATTTAAGCCACGGATTGTTTAGCAGTTTTCTAACTTTTACTGGTAGCaatgatacttttttttcacGAAAAACTCCAAAAAGAGAGAGCGCTATGGAAGGAACACATAGATTTCTTTTTGAgaattttttgggtttttttgagtttcTGGGACAGTGAAGGATTGCTCCCAATAACACATTCTTGTACGTTGTCCAGACTACCTTTATACAGAGTGTCCCCCAGGGGAAGCTAAATCACATTTGAAAGCTGATGACATCATTTTCTCAATAAGCAGTCTAAATTTTCCCCTGTTCAAATTTAACCCAGTATTACTCCTCATGCTATTATCTACACCAAATAATTCCTCAGCTCTCAAGTGCTCCCAGTAATTGTCTACAGCCTGTTCTCATACTCTGTACCTTTAAGTGGGAGCCAGTCTTGTTCTTTAACGGTTGTCGTTAATATAATCTTTCCTTGCATTTCAGCCCTTCAGCCACTCACCCTTTCTGTGAGTTTCCTCTGATTTGCTGATATGACTTCTGATAAAATGGTGCCCCGAAGCAGTTACTTTGAGATAAATCCTCTGCAGCACCTAGATCCTAGTGTAAAGCTCACAGTCCAGAGCCCGACTGAGCTCTGTGCCAAGTGATGGCAGCTGCAGTCATCCACTAGGAACAACCGAAAACGGCCTGGTGTGTTGTGTGCTCTGTCTCCTATTAGAAGAGAAGGTGGGGAGCGGGCACCAGACACCAGATTAGCCTTGCTATACAGCAACCCTCCTTTACTATGGGATGCACTTCAGCCTTTCAGCCGCCTGAGAAAAGCAAATCAGCTAAAATGAGGCCACCACTGTTAGCTTTCATTCATCCTGACTCCTCATCTCATGGATAACCATGAGTCATAGGCTCAGTCTGTTAGTAGAGACATATTGTGGGCCATCCTGCAACACTGCCCAAACCAGTGTCCTTCAAGAAGCAGACATTGCTCATATATTTATCGCTCAAGAGCACTCTTTCCACTTGCCTGGACTTTGTGTCCTGGatcccagagcagagctgttctgtGGTAACCAAGAGGTAAAATGTGCAAGTACCTCTGCTTCCCCAAGCCTCccatctctttttctcctttggacACTGTGCAAACTGTTGGGCATTCTTGCCGTGTCTGATCTTGCAAAAGTTGCTGGTTTATTCATTGGGACTCACACGCCGGTCTGTGTCATGGTCAGGTTCAATTGTTCTTCACTCTCACCCACAGATAGCTCTGGCTTGCATGGAGCATTGCACTAGAAGCAGAGTTTTGATCTCTCATGGTCCATATATCCCATCATCAGCAGTCAAAAGAGGATGTAGCTGGTGCTCATTGGAAAGACATGCTAGAATTGATGCTGTTCTACTAGTTTTAGTATTCCCAAATAAATCAGGCATGTGCTGTGTGTGAATTGATTAGCACATGATGTGTGTGCCTAGATTTCACTGTAACAGGTGTCAATGCCCATCTGCCAAGAGTAGGTCCATATTTTCTATTCACCCacagtgctgtattttttaagTTACCACTGTATTACCCCCTTTCACCTCCTCTTTTACTGTCATATTTTCCTGGAATATTCTCCCCAAAACTACAGAGAACCACTGCCTGTCATTCAAATCCATCCCAAAACTGACTGCTGTCATGTTACATATATGAAAGGACTCTGTAATAGATTTGTCAGGGAAACAGAATCATAGCTCCATGAAAAGAAATTGGCAtgttttcttgatattttttttttggccttaaATCAAAATCTCAGTAACACACTGGAAATAGCAATTGCCTAGGTTCCTAAACGGAAATGTATTCCCTGAGATCCCTGGCCAGCTGCTTTTGTGGCAGGCTATTACAGGGCCAAGGACTCTGGAAACCCTGgaagctgctttctgaaaatgatataattttttatgatttccctgctgcccaccctgTAAAGTTGGGAGTCTGAGCAGGTCTCCGTGTTACATAGGGGCAAATGGACAAAAAATTACAGCCATGCAACAGGGGACTAAAAGGGAGAGAGTCAAAATCCATCTATGTCCAGCCCTTTTCAATTATGAGAAGGCTGGTAATAAATACTTAGTGTAGAAGAGTCCAACGGACTCCATAGCCCTTACACACAGCAGATTACAAAACACTGCCCAGCATCCTATGACTAACATAAGATCTATAGCAAGCAACCACAACCCAGAACACCTGTATTATGCTAAGCAAGAGCGCAGGAGAGATTCTGGACATCAGGAATGTTCTGGACCAGCAATAGCAGTGGATTTGGTGGGCAAATTGACAAGCTGCAGAGGATTACAGCTACAGAAGAAGGCAAAACCACCCCACTGGTACCTCCTTCCTGATCCCAAGCCCCCTGTTCACTGTAGGTCTAAACGTGGAGGCAAGATGTTCCACCTGTGAGATGTTTAGTGCTAAGACCAGCACATTGCTTTCAGTATCCTGCATCTAGATAACTCCAATTGTTCAGAGAAAAGTCAAAATTTCTCCTTGAGAATGACTTTTCgccaagaagaaaacagaaaatcctttCTGGCCTCTGCAACCGATTAGCAGAAGCCCTGAAACATGGGATCAATAACAATAAAATTACAGTGTAATGAACAGTTTAAAATTGACTAAAGATGCCACTGGGTAGGAGACTTAGGCAGTGGATTCATCTCAGCTAACTTTAGATATCTACAGCTGGCTGTCTAAATTCTTCGTATAGCCATGGAGAGAAAGAGGCACTTTCAGGGCCCAATGCATTTGACCTATTTTAAACGCCTGTCTTAGGATGAGATGAATTGAATTTTGCAAGTGTCTATTTCTCCCTATTGACTATAAAGAGAGGCTACGAAACTAGTTCAGATATGGATGCCTGCATTGCAGACATCTATATTTGGACAGATGAGTCTCACTGCCACAGACCCATATCACAAGTTTCAGTGTCTACTGCCAGCAACATCCTTATACTGCCATACACTCCCTTCCCTAAAACCTACCCAGCTTTCTCTTTCTAGCAGTAGATTTGAGGGTTGCCAGGATCCCTGGCTCCATAACAACCAATGCTTTTAGCCTCCAGCAACCCAAACAGCCTGGAAACTTGAGCTTCTGTGGTTCTCTGTCAGCTGCCTGGGAAGCTAAAAAGGTTCCAGGCCCTCCCACGGGCACTGGCTCCCAGGCTTTCAGGCATCTGACTTGGGAACATGCCATACACAGGTGCCAATGATCAGGAAAGGCCTGACAGAAGCTTATCAGAATTCCTTCTTTTCACAAACAGTTTTGATTTTCGAAGAATTTTGTACTGCTGATGAAAATTTCCTGTCCACCTCCGTCAGTCTTTCATTTAACAAAGATGCAGTGGCTGAAGCTAGTGACCTGTGTACGTGGCTCAGATCAGTAACACCAGAACAGTAACGCTGTTGTTACCTTGgctctctctcttccttctaATGCCTTTTGCTTGTTCATGGCCTCTAGTGGGAGTGGGAGATGCAAACCCCCTTTAATTTGGCCCCTGTTTCAATAGATGCTGGATGAAAGTCTTGGGTCTAAGCACTACATTTCACTTACGGTGTCTTTAATTTTCACTGTACAGCTTGTTGCACTATTTAATCGCTTGAGATAACaaacattattaatttttgCTGCTCAGGAATGAAGTTTTTGGAAGATTGCCCAGTTCAGCCACTAATTCCATTATATCTGTTGGTGGGTGGCGTGATTGGCAGCTTAAAGGTAATGTGCCTTCTatgtgtgaaaaatattttgtgtgacTAGACTTTGACTTGATAGTTAAGACATAATGATGGCTCCAGACAGCTATGTGCATGCAGTACTGATGAGAGATATCTGGATTGAACTGTGCTTGTTCCAGCACCTAAAGCACCCGTCAGTCAAGTGAGACGCTAATGAGTTCAGCCTTTGGCATTGTCCCACACATTGTGGTGTGACTTCCCCCTACATCACAGCATCTGTGCTACCATCCCTGCTGAGGGAAATGACTACATAACATGGATCCCTGTGGTAAATGGGGTCCTATTTCCACAAGCAGTCCTCTAAGTCTGCCAGAactttcatcttcattttcagaCACACAGGCTGGACAAAATATGAAGTTACTCTCCTAGCTTTGGGAATATTATAAAACTACAGGTGTTAGTACATAGTCCTTCACAAGTTCAATTTACTCCCACTCTGACCTGGCCAGAAGTAATGACTATGCAGCAGCATGGCTTCCTTCCAGAGTAAATATATCCTTGCCTCACAGCAGGGCTTATTAATCTAGGCATAGTGTTTTCTAACCACAGCTACCTGTCTTCTAGCGGACTGTGCTCACTTATATCTTCACTGAGCCAGAGGCTGGCTGCCTGACAGGTAGAGACACCCCCATATCCATGTTACACCCTGGTCACTATGAAACTGTAACTCTGCATTGACTCAAGGGTAAAGGATCGCCCCGTTCTGACTGTCCCTTTGCAGACCATGTTAACTCGCTGCTAGTGGGCACAAAGGGACTTGTCACAACAGACTGCAGAGCTACTTTAAGGCTTCTCAGCAGGATTaagcaaaactgttttttgCTGTCCCAGAGATGTTCCTGCCAAAGgaatgaaaagcagcagagctgaaggaaaagctttggAACCACACCACTGGGGCATGAAGGGCTAAGAACTGCAAGTGGGGCTGCTGGAAGGAACATCTGTACTGGTAGCActggctgggaggcagcagcaacCTGACACCCAGCCTAACTTCCCAGGAGCCCGGCACCAGCAGAGCAGACAGGGTAGACTCGACAGGCTGAGGCCTAATGCTTCAGTACAGGCAGCCTGGCCCTTGAAAGGGAACCTGCTAGTCTCCAACTTGACAGCATTGCATATTGCAGCCAGCAGacgctgcaggcaggagctacCTACATTCCCCTTTTATAATGTTTCTAGCCCCTTCTCTTTGCCAGGACCAAATCCTCTGCAGGTCTCTGCATCCCCTGTACCCTTTCACAGTGGTAACCAAACTGCAGTACATCATTGCGATATGAATCCATCCCCCCAAGGACCTTTGGTCAGTAAATAAGTAAACggacaaaaaaagagaaagtgtttAATCTTGTTATAAGGAATTTGCTATGCTATGAGTTCTACTGGCAAATGCTTAGTCATTCGATCACACCAGTGGATCTGTATAATCAAAGGTTCATTTAATAATAGTTTAGAAAAGATTAGAGCAgaattgaaatgaaattttcataCTAATGAATTGAAgccttcattaaaaatgttgacTGTTTCTTAGCTATTTCTGGTTTAAAGTCAGTTTTTCTCACCCTAAATAAGATGGTAAATGGGTCAGTTAATATTCCTGCTGACGTCAAGTGATGGTTTGAATTTGGCTTTGCTTGGCAGCAGGACTGCCTATTTTGCAGTCTGGCAATACATTTGGTCAGAAGTTGATTGGCCTAACTCATGTGTCATCTTATAGTGCTTGATCTGTAGCCAAATGCCACCTGCCTCAATTCTGCCCTCCATTATGTTCATCAGACTGCACCGACTTCAATAAGCAGTACATTTGCTTGACATCTGAGAGTTAAAAAGTCAGAGAATGGGTACAGGATGAAGTCTGAATGAATTCTGTCCTGTCATGGAAATCATTTAATGGCAAGTTATTCTGGCCCAGATCTGTACAGATCTGTAGGCTCCTCATCTGTTTCCTTACCACCTCCAGTCTTTTAAAAGGCAATAGTAACCTACAGATGTTCATGAAGGTAATTGAACCATTCTATAGCATCTGGAGAGGTCTGTTGAATTCATGTCATGCTGCTCCATAAATGTATATTCAGCAGTTATTAACAATGTGAGCAACTGCCAGAATTTGCTTCAATCACAGCTTGGCAAGGCCGTATCCATAAGAATTAAATGCCCTTTCCATGAATTGGTAAGTTGCAGTTGAGATCCATCAATCTACCTGGGAGGTTTTTCTGACTTCCTCAAAACCAGTGCTTATCTGCCATTTAACCCATTCCCACTGCTGAACTTGGTGAAACTTGAGTACAGGCAGCTGCCTATGTGCTGAGCTTTCCTCAAAGCTTAGGAGCTGCACAGAGCTTCAGGCCAAGCCACAGGTCTCCATGTGGAAACCTCAGACTCACTGTCCAGGTAGGTTTATCCCTCCTGTGTGTCGTGAGCCTGCCTAAAATAAATGATCACCTGAGAAGATGCTCTACTGGTTTGAACAAGCCTACCAGTTTGAGGGCTCAGCTGGATGTGAAACATCCAGTGGAAACACCCTTTTTTTGCCTATGTTGGTTCTGGGACTTTAATCTGTTTCTCACAAACTGGTACCAACATCTGGGCTAGAAAAACAGCTGGTTTTGTGAACAAATATTCAATCATTTATACATTATTGAACAATTTTACAGGGAAGAGCAAGAGAATCCTCTTCCCAGGATGTCCTGGATCCCCTTGCTAAGCTCTGGAAAATGGGGTACATGGACTAAAATCTGAACCAGGCAGAACATATACCCAAATGGGGTTTCCTTAGCCAGTGTTCTCACCATTAATCACTGACTAATGGAGAAGGGAGAGTGTAAAATGAGGGGTGCTCTTCTCTCCgatttcaagcagaaaaatgagCACAAAATATAACTCTGGGAAAGAGAATATGGCTGAGAACCCCTGCTTGGAGAGTATGTCCCTCTCCTTAGTTGCTTATAAATCCACACCTTTTACGGTTCCCTCTGAATTTCATTCCTGGTTGGCTGAGGCAGTTTCCTGCTCAGTTGGTGTGTCTTAAAGTCCCTTTCCAATAACACAACTCGCTGCAGGGAGTCTTGCACAGCAACCTGAGTACCTAGAACGGGGAGTTGCGATTACAACAGCTAGTGCCTTGAGGACTGGACTAAGTGTTTCAGGTGTAGCAAGGTAACACAGATTTCACAACGGTTGGCCCAAATCCTTGTTGGGCCCTGTATATACCTCTCCTATGAATCTACCAAAATTAAGAAAGTCACTAAGAGGACGGAAATTTGAAAGCTTCTCTACACTGCAGTCAACATACCTACATACTTTGTATTGCCAAGACTAAACTAGAAATCTTCTAAGCATTGCTGATAAGTGCTACTACATTTCATTGTAGACGTTCCTAACCTCACAGTATCATGGTAGTCCAGTGTTTCTCTGCTGGTTCTGACTGAAGGTAGGAAAGGAGCAATCTGAGAAAATGACACTTAACTGAAGAAAACTTGACAGAATAATTTCAAGTATCTGAAGCGGTTTATTCAGGGTTTAGGTCAAAGTCTAGAGCcttcataattttatttaagctGATTCACCTATATAGCCATTGAAAACACAGTTAGGAGAGACAAATCCACCCACTACAAGGCAGGAACTACTCTACTTAAGTCATTTAGCAGTTACTCTAACCTGTTCTTAAAAGTCTCCAGcgtgggagctgctgccatctccctACACAATATGTTCTCATGCCTTTCCATCCTTACCACTGGCAAGTTTTTTTCCAATGTCTGGCCTAAATTTCACTGGTGAATAAGCAGCTGAGAAGAGATGCATTATTTTCCAGCAGGATCTGCCTCATTTGTGGCTCCTCAGCTTTCTCTTGCATGATTTTCCCACACCCAATTTTAATTTGGCCCAAAGGCTGGCAGTGGCTAGAAGGTGTTCAGACTTTCTGCAGCCAATTTACTTACTCTGTTTTCTCCTCCAATGCCTCCAGGTGACTCTCCTGCTGTACGACTCAACCAGGATGAGGCAGCTGCTTTCCAAGTCTGTTGTGATTGATGATGATGACGAGGACGAATATCCCTGGAGGCAGAATGCTCACAAGTACTACATCCATCTAaccctcagccttttcctctttctctggtTCATCCTAGGGAActattgggttttttctgtgtaCCTGCCAAATTTCATCCCACCTTTCCATCAGCCTCAGGATTACTGTGACAAAACCCTGTACATTTTTGCTGTTGGTATTCTAATTATTAGCCATACTGTTCTCTTTCTCCTTATCTTTTGTAGCTGTTGCATATATTGTTTTTCCAGACAAAGATACTCTTCTGAGGAAGACTAAATGCCACATAAATGAATCCCCAGATGTTTGGGAAAGAGTGTACAACAAAGAACAGGCAATAATTAAACCTTGTGTACATCTTTGTTGtactatatatatgtatgataACAGTCAACTGCAAGAGGAAATTGTAAAATACAGTGCCATCTGGAAATAGCTGTGCTGGAATACAGCATAGTCAATGTAAAATTGCTGCTACAGATGCCAGGGTGCACTCTTGCTAACTTCTACATCCCTTTTTAAACTCTTGGATATTCTATCTGGAGTAAGCTCTTGCAGACAGCAAACTCCTCTAAAACCAGGTCCCCTTATGTTGTTTCAGCATAGTACATTTTTGCCTATAAAGTAGCCACGTTGTTCCCTTCACTGGTATCTGAACATCTCTGCAGCCTTGCTGAGGTATGTTATTGTCCCTGCATTACAGATGAGGGAGTTAAGATAAAGAGATAAAGGACTCTATTCAGACCACCTTGTGTGGCGCATGGACTTTCACAGTAATTTAGATGCTCACTAGAGAGCTCTTCAGTCCACTGTTAGACCAGCCAGTAAGTAGCTATGACAGCAATATGAGCATGTGTAAAAGGCAGCTGAATATGGCTCCCATGTCTCTTCTAAACTTGGATTTTAAAGCGTCTATATGTAAGTTTGGTGCTAAAAGAGCTAGTctgaatatatacatatatatccaATACATTGAAACTGAACTAAGGCCACTTTGCAACTCTTTGGCAGAACAAGGAACTGAGCTACTGAGTATCAGATCAGTGCTTTAACCAGGGCTCAGCATTCCCCAATCTGGGAAGAttcctcttctctgctttttgtatAGCAGTAATTTGACAGTACCGCACCAACACAAAGATGGTTGTCAAACCATTGCAATCAAGTTCATAGAAAACCTGATGATGTTATGttggtattttaaatataaaacatgatAATAAGACATGGGCGGGATGTGAAAATTTCAGGCGGATGTGTTCACTACAGCAGTTCTCTGGTTGTGGTGTGGGTGTACGTTTGATTTGTTCACCTTGGTGCTGTACATATGGAAATCTATACTTAATGGACCAATGTAATGCAAACAGCTTTTAAGTCAAAGCAGTGTCAGCTTTAAAAGCACCAGCATGCACAGAGACAATTGTTTTGTGACATGTGATGGAACAAACTGGTCCTGgcagattgttttttttttcatgtattgaTGAATGCAGTGTAAAAGtgctctttctgcttttgcttttatacaCTTCTATTAATACAGTCAAAATGGAAGGGCTCCCTTCTATACAAACATGAGGGTGGCCCCAGGCACAGGAAGAGGATGTgtgtttggggtatttttttctgttaaaacccACACAGCTGAAACCTATGTTTTAGAGAAACCTAAGAGAGTTATACGATGCCTGTGGAAGGATGAGATCTGTGAAAGAACCTCAACAATACACCACAGCTGAACAGGCTCTGCTCAGCCATCCTTCCTGGGAGGTGAACACAGTGTAACATCTGTGGGAACACCTGTCTTCAACCATGAACATTTATCTCAAGGGCTATTGTAGAGATAACTAAGGGTACATTTGGTCATACAGATTTTAATTCAGGCCCTGGCTTTAAGAATTGTTTATTTCCAGAAAACTATGCTTAGAAAGAAGGTAAGATAAAGGGTGAAATAATCTGACAAGAGGGCAGCATCAGTGTAGCCTTCCCCTGCTCGGCAGCAGCCACTCAGGAGGAGTCACAGccagggtgtccctgctcagaAATCCATGGAATGGGAATTACTAACACTGCTGGCTGACTTAGGCCATGAACAGTTGTGTGTAGGGAGATATGACCGATGgaaatctttccttttattcaTGGGCTTCAGATTGTGTCTGGGAAAAAACACTGGCTATGTTTTCCCAAGAGCTGCTCCACCCCACACTCTCCACTGCCTCTCTAAAGGTACTACACATTTCTGAAACATAACTTCTGCCAATGGTGGAATGCTAGAATTCCTCCTTCCCAACCCAAATACTTCACTGGCTCAGCACTTCGGCTCCTGGATTTCAGTGTTCAGTTCTGAACTGATCTAAGTGATTTTACCTTTAGCGGAGAGCATCTTTCATTCATTAAGATGCCAAAGTGTTTAAGAAATTGCCTATCAACAGGCATAACTCCATCCATCACTCAAATGCAACAAAACAGCTGTTTATCATTACATGTGAACTTTACCCAAAAGCTTGGAACAGGcataaaaaccaaaattataCTCAGCTGATAATGCAAAAGTAATTTAACAAGAAAGTAGCTACACACACTCCACCCATAAGACTCCAGTACAAACTCCTCTGTTATTGCAAAATGCTGCTAGAATCATTCTTGATCACAAAGAATTAAGGGCTCACACTCCTGATTAAGCCTGAATCGATTCCCATGTCACTGCACATCCAGTGACTTTGCAGCATGTGATGATGTGTGTGCTCCTGTTTAAGCAAATATGAGGTGATTTTAGTTCCACCTGGAGGAGAAGAGATGTAAGCTAAGTCACATCGCCTTGCGCTTTCtgtgtgctggtgtgagcatagttacagcagctcagcagatgTGCAATGATTTATCAATCTTCAGCCACACAATGGTAAGCCTGAGGCCTACATCTCATTCATGGGAGGCTAAGACTGACTGATCCTCTGCAGTCTACCATGGAGGCTTAATTCTTTAACTATGAGAACCCAGTGCATTCACTGACATCTTGGGAAAGTGCTGCCAAATCACAGCATTAGTGCTCAGTACCTGGTTggcacaaatgcaaaatgatAGAGGAGATATTAATGAAGCAAAAGGCATTTGTGAAATACTCTGAAGTTATACAGAGTAAACAAAAAGCTTTCTTAGGACTGGGAGAGGAAAATTCTGAACTGATAGTATTTACCTTTACTTGTGTACATCAGTAATCTATGGCGTGAACATCAACACCTCCAAAATTGTTGGAGCCATCAATTCTGTATCCAGAGAGATCTGAGCATGCCTTCTgctctttcactgctgctgcctccttcaGCAACCTGGGATTATACAGGTttggagcagggacagctggTTTTGGGCATATGATTAAATACACTTAGTTACAGTGACTTACTAAGTTACCGCTCCTCTCCTGAACCACCATCAGCAGCGTAGTTTCTCTTGGGTTGCTCCAATGGCTAAATAAAGCACTCAGCTTAAAC
The Phalacrocorax aristotelis chromosome 1, bGulAri2.1, whole genome shotgun sequence DNA segment above includes these coding regions:
- the TMEM272 gene encoding transmembrane protein 272, which produces MTAGLEKACHRCISKIASNACFIFGLLAFLALPLSMTFTGMKFLEDCPVQPLIPLYLLVGGVIGSLKVTLLLYDSTRMRQLLSKSVVIDDDDEDEYPWRQNAHKYYIHLTLSLFLFLWFILGNYWVFSVYLPNFIPPFHQPQDYCDKTLYIFAVGILIISHTVLFLLIFCSCCIYCFSRQRYSSEED